In a single window of the Nilaparvata lugens isolate BPH chromosome 1, ASM1435652v1, whole genome shotgun sequence genome:
- the LOC111046143 gene encoding centrosomal protein of 290 kDa, with protein sequence MVLSEWDKILSASPQDLSEQDKEEFFEKLAWTDVDINLSHDNVIQLLRISQEILKYKGEQVEYLVNELDTLAAVQSDDTGGKRNISDHADVSHKNYDTNSEELARAQIKNEELYAELQEKERDFLNEKRQVEKLTEQITVLEQEKNEVQRELAALQRETRELQEGRMRSSSPDMASEKVQELTEAVRQKNKHITQLLSDIETIERENTILKEKLSSVKDELEDATHQMTKLAGDSTSLHHTVKEQQLQIDELEEQNVALRRQVSELVADKHNTDDQLDQLGLALDSRLLQWQDLLEKKDAELRELKQQLALSSSQTPVLQLDSHAKQIAALTQAIEKREDQVEDLQKKLVQATDDLNKSANVLEEYKEKLKEKNLRNGSKEPEVVRELQKQVSDLKSRLSIMEQSVEDAEKEAQAKAEEVSNLIIQLREYESGEFGLNEAMEQVRELRQQKAVRDRHIEQLVQAGNQLQEEANQLEEENLALRDKLGLDVESVVRIEGVIARRQRDQNKIEELSRQVENANDSQIQLKLENRELNKTITSLQDKLKDLGLQTKIELVLPSIPEKIDADNEKEEAQARLKEMIDENEALRKGMHEILDSIRSHDASSLIHIESEGLERLLEALDSRHVSGWYHPAMRLQAQLNTLYGINAALREQLHISRENETEKLAELQRAVTRIELMEKELMNAKFKN encoded by the exons GTAGAGTATCTAGTGAATGAACTTGACACTTTAGCTGCAGTTCAGAGCGATGATACAGGGGGAAAGAGAAATATTTCGGACCACGCAGACGTCTCTCATAAAAATTATG ATACCAATAGCGAAGAACTGGCCcgagctcaaataaaaaatgaggaGTTATATGCTGAGCTGCAAGAAAAAGAACGAGATTTTCTCAATGAAAAACGGCAGGTTGAAAAG ctcACTGAGCAAATCACAGTTTTGGAACAGGAGAAGAATGAGGTTCAAAGGGAACTGGCCGCTCTTCAGAGAGAAACCAGAGAGCTGCAGGAAGGAAGAATGCGCTCTTCTTCGCCGGATATGGCCTCTGAAAAGGTTCAAGAGTTAACCGAGGCTGTCCGACAGAAAAACAAGCATATCACTCAGTTGCTCTCAGACATTGAG ACAATTGAGAGAGAAAACACTATTCTGAAAGAAAAACTATCGTCAGTGAAAGACGAACTGGAAGATGCAACACATCAGATGACAAAGCTCGCTGGCGACTCTACCAGTCTCCATCATACTGTAAAAGAACAACAAT TACAGATAGATGAGCTGGAAGAACAAAATGTTGCTCTGAGGAGACAAGTCAGCGAACTTGTCGCTGATAAGCACAACACAGACGATCAGTTGGACCAGCTAGGACTTGCACTTGATTCTCGTTTACTGCAATGGCAG GATCTTTTGGAGAAAAAAGATGCAGAACTGAGAGAGTTGAAACAACAGCTAGCTCTATCCTCCTCTCAAACACCTGTTCTGCAACTCGACTCACATGCCAAGCAAATTGCTGCACTCACTCAG GCCATCGAGAAAAGAGAAGATCAAGTTGAAGACCTTCAGAAAAAGCTTGTACAAGCTACGGACGATCTCAATAAAAGCGCTAATGTTTTGGAAGAGTATAAAGAAAAGTTGAAAGAAAA GAATTTGAGAAACGGAAGCAAAGAGCCCGAAGTTGTGAGAGAACTGCAAAAGCAAGTATCTGATCTTAAGTCGCGATTGTCGATAATGGAGCAGAGTGTAGAGGACGCTGAGAAGGAAGCGCAGGCCAAAGCTGAAGAG GTGAGCAATTTGATAATCCAGTTAAGAGAATATGAGAGTGGTGAATTTGGACTGAACGAAGCCATGGAACAGGTGCGAGAACTGAGGCAGCAGAAAGCAGTCCGAGACAGGCACATCGAACAATTGGTCCAAGCTGGCAATCAACTCCAGGAGGAAGCTAATCAACTTGAAGAAGAAAATCTAGCTCTAAG GGATAAACTTGGACTAGACGTGGAATCAGTGGTGAGAATTGAAGGAGTGATTGCCAGACGCCAACGAGATCAGAACAAGATCGAGGAACTATCTCGCCAAGTTGAGAACGCTAATGATTCTCAAATCCAACTAAAACTTGAG AATAGAGAACTCAACAAAACAATAACTTCTCTTCAAGATAAGTTGAAGGACCTTGGATTGCAGACCAAAATTGAGTTGGTCCTTCCATCAATACCAG aaaaaattgacGCTGATAACGAAAAAGAAGAAGCCCAAGCTAGATTGAAAGAGATGATTGACGAGAATGAAGCACTTAGGAAAGGAATGCATGAGATTTTGGATAGTATTCGTAGTCATGACG CTTCCAGTTTGATTCACATTGAGTCGGAAGGCCTTGAGAGGTTGCTGGAAGCTTTGGACTCGCGACATGTGAGTGGCTGGTATCACCCTGCCATGCGGCTGCAGGCTCAGCTCAATACACTCTATGGCATCAATGCTGCTCTTCGAGAACAACTGCACATTTCAAG AGAAAATGAGACTGAAAAATTGGCCGAACTGCAGAGAGCTGTCACTCGCATCGAACTCATGGAAAAGGAGTTGATGAACGCCAAGttcaaaaattga
- the LOC120349518 gene encoding centrosomal protein of 290 kDa-like produces the protein MASSRLPESVNSDTSSLIHIESEGLERLLEALDSRHVSGWYHPAMRLQAQLNTLYGINAALREQLHISRENETEKLAELQRAVTRIELMEKELMNAKFRIEDDGRQAKNEEGGDQEIMASSRLPESDNSDSNQVSSPKSTSLPKGAIEFIDKLKSHRALSKKAEGQLADGDQEVLKLMEKVTGMEEIMNETNERYDSDRESWQKVRAGLEKDLEIHSTKVSSLSKQLSEFKDQWEAIEKGPDEMQRKIAENAMRLGDLTAENETLRRKLESIQDIDSRMKVEYTSLQERFNESEFKNREVTGQLKCEKEILQTELQRCRALLNDSVLSSEMETVKNELNMLSGKHRGLLNKLTNLDTTGKNFEKRLQEEVVYWQTRSKEMENELLIQKQKDIASQYKTQQETEDLVKALAELNIKEDVNRLKVEHIEKMNNLMTEQVTETESRLKQIEHDLRVLSEQNLAAQLTEAELRNQLVHCPSTNELAELKQKSLTLEKQLSEFKVERSKLAQEAELAREQLSTYEGLRRISDFRHDALQREILDLTAKSDDKATIGRLTREVTSAQMHEMMVKEELNKLLNRINSLEGYIRELEVRNKNLDEQLNKEANNHIDKYRSLIEIIHDLHQRYVGSLPLVTVDTMGNVIVHLQKEILLMKEVVMSEKKTTFELQNSIMHSNSPDMKINSRIQELNQRIEIENLQYRVKHAEEQAQRQEKLCREIQQELIEMDSSWEKKLMIWEQAQVSIIITAIQRLSSFQNRNYLI, from the exons ATGGCTTCTTCCCGTCTTCCCGAGTCCGTCAATTCCGACA CTTCCAGTTTGATTCACATTGAGTCGGAAGGCCTTGAGAGGTTGCTGGAAGCTCTGGACTCGCGACATGTGAGTGGCTGGTATCACCCCGCCATGCGGCTGCAGGCTCAGCTCAATACACTCTATGGCATCAATGCTGCTCTTCGAGAACAACTGCACATTTCAAG AGAAAATGAGACTGAAAAATTGGCCGAACTGCAGAGAGCTGTCACTCGCATCGAGCTCATGGAAAAGGAGTTGATGAATGCCAAGTTCAGAATTGAAGATGATGGAAGGCAAGCGAAAAATGAAGAAGGTGGCGACCAGGAGATCATGGCTTCTTCCCGTCTTCCCGAATCCGACAATTCCGACAGTAATCAAGTTTCTTCTCCAAAATCAACAAGCCTTCCTAAAGGGGCAATAGAATTCATTGATAAACTAAAAAGTCATCGAGCACTCTCAAAGAAG GCTGAAGGACAGTTAGCTGATGGGGATCAAGAAGTATTGAAACTGATGGAAAAAGTGACTGGAATGGAAGAGATCATGAACGAGACAAACGAGCGCTATGACTCGGACAGAGAGAGTTGGCAAAAAGTCAGAGCTGGCCTTGAAAAGGATTTGGAGATTCATTCAACAAAAGTTTCGTCGCTGAGTAAACAATTGTCTGAATTCAAAGATCAGTGGGAGGCTATCGAAAAAGGCCCTGATGAAATGCAGAGGAAAATTGCTGAAAATGCTATGCG ATTGGGTGATCTGACTGCTGAAAATGAAACGTTGAGAAGAAAACTTGAGTCAATACAAGACATTGACAGCAGAATGAAAGTTGAATACACTAGTCTACAGGAACGCTTCAATGAATCAGAGTTCAAAAATCGTGAGGTTACAGGACAGTTAAAATGTGAAAAG GAAATATTACAAACTGAATTGCAGCGATGTcgtgctttgttgaacgattcTGTTCTATCATCCGAAATGGAAACTgtcaaaaatgaattgaatatgcTTTCTGGTAAACATCGAGGCCTCCTCAACAAATTGACTAATTTG GACACAACTGGAAAAAATTTCGAGAAAAGACTTCAAGAGGAAGTGGTGTATTGGCAAACGCGTTCTAAAGAAATGGAGAATGAGCTGCTTATTCAAAAGCAAAAGGATATTGCTTCTCAGTATAAAACTCAGCAGGAA ACGGAGGACTTGGTGAAAGCACTGGCTGAGCTCAATATAAAAGAAGATGTGAACAGATTGAAGGTTGAACACATTGAGAAAATGAACAATCTGATGACAG AACAAGTGACTGAAACTGAGTCAAGACTGAAGCAGATAGAGCATGATCTTAGAGTGTTGTCGGAACAGAATCTTGCTGCTCAGTTGACGGAAGCCGAATTGAGAAATCAACTTGTTCACTGTCCTTCTACCAATGAGCTCGCTGAACTCAAACAGAAATCTCTGACCTTGGAAAAACAACTG AGCGAGTTCAAAGTGGAACGTTCAAAACTTGCCCAGGAAGCTGAGCTAGCCAGAGAGCAGCTTTCCACTTACGAAGGCCTCAGGAGAATCTCTGATTTCCGACACGACGCTTTGCAAAGGGAAATTTTAGATCTCACCGCAAAAAGTGACGATAAAGCTACGATAG GTCGATTAACACGAGAAGTGACTTCTGCACAGATGCATGAGATGATGGTAAAGGAAGAATTGAACAAACTTCTCAACAGAATTAACAGTCTTGAAGGTTACATCAGAGAGTTGGAAGTTCGGAATAAAAATTTGGACGAACAACTAAATAAAGAAGCTAATAATCATATCGACAAATACAG ATCTCTAATAGAAATAATCCATGACCTGCATCAAAGGTACGTCGGTAGTTTACCACTGGTGACAGTCGATACTATGGGCAACGTGATTGTCCATCTACAGAAAGAAATTCTTCTCATGAAAGAAGTTGTTATGTCAGAAAAGAAAACTACTTTTGAATTGCAAAACTCTATCATGCATTCGAATTCTCCAGACATGAAGATAAATTCTCGCATCCAG GAGCTCAATCAGAGGATTGAGATAGAGAATCTCCAGTACAGAGTGAAACACGCTGAAGAACAGGCACAGAGACAAGAGAAGCTTTGCAGAGAAATCCAGCAGGAATTGATAGAGATGGATTCGTCTTGGGAGAAAAAGTTGATGATTTGGGAACAAGCTCAGGTATCCATCATAATTACTGCAATCCAACGATTGTCCTCATTTCAAAAtcgaaattatttaatttaa